In the Magnolia sinica isolate HGM2019 chromosome 15, MsV1, whole genome shotgun sequence genome, one interval contains:
- the LOC131227509 gene encoding glutathione transferase GST 23-like isoform X1, with protein sequence MEMGGEVKVFGAFPSPLCYRIEWALKHKGITYEYVHENLRDKSPLLLKYNPVYKKVPVLLHDGNPVTESLVILEYIDETWKENPILPEDPYQRAMARFWAKFADEKCFSSIRIALFSQGKEQEQAIESSLEALKTLDAELEGKKFFGGETIGFVDIVAGWIPHWLPAMEEAADMKLFDAYRFPSLDAWAKNINEVPVIKENLPPRDKMMTAYHGMRKNMVSSATSK encoded by the exons ATGGAAATGGGAGGAGAAGTGAAGGTGTTTGGAGCATTCCCAAGCCCTCTCTGCTATAGGATTGAATGGGCCCTTAAGCACAAGGGAATCACATACGAATACGTCCATGAAAATCTACGTGACAAAAGTCCATTGCTTTTGAAGTACAATCCTGTTTACAAGAAGGTTCCAGTGCTCTTGCACGATGGAAATCCAGTCACGGAATCGCTCGTCATTCTCGAATACATCGATGAAACGTGGAAGGAAAATCCCATATTGCCTGAAGATCCTTACCAGCGAGCAATGGCACGGTTCTGGGCCAAGTTCGCCGATGAGAAG TGTTTCTCTAGCATTCGCATTGCTTTATTTTCGCAAGGAAAAGAGCAAGAACAAGCAATAGAATCCTCATTAGAAGCGCTCAAGACCCTCGATGCAGAGCTTGAAGGGAAGAAATTCTTCGGAGGAGAgacgatcgggtttgtagatatAGTGGCTGGTTGGATTCCGCATTGGCTCCCTGCGATGGAGGAAGCGGCGGACATGAAGCTATTCGATGCTTATCGATTCCCATCACTCGATGCATGGGCCAAGAATATCAACGAAGTTCCAGTTATCAAAGAGAATCTCCCACCTCGTGATAAGATGATGACAGCCTACCACGGCATGAGGAAGAACATGGTTTCATCAGCCACCAGCAAATAA